The Stackebrandtia nassauensis DSM 44728 genome includes the window CTGCGTCGGCGAGGCTGAGAGGGATCCATGGTCTCGTACGGCCTCTCGTCCAACATCGTCGTCTATGCCTTCCGCTGCTTCTCCAGCCACAGCTGCAGAATCTCCACCGCGGCCGCCTGGTCGACCACGGCTTTGCGGCGCTTTCCTTTCACGCCACGCTCGGACAACCTACGCGACGCCACTGCGGTGGTCAAACGCTCGTCGACGAACCGCACCGGTACGTCGCCGACGGCCGCCGTGACCTGTTCGGCGTACGCGCGAGACTCGGCGGCCGCATAGCTTTCCTCACCTGAAAGCGTAACCGGAAGCCCTATGACGATTTCCACGACCGAATGCTCGTTGACAAGGTCGGCTATTCGGCTGATATCCGCGGGCGGCACGGACTTTCCGGACATATCTCTGGGGACCGTCTCCAGTGGAGCGGCGAGTATGCCGTCGGGGTCGCTCAAAGCGACCCCGACGCGTACTTTTCCGACGTCTACTCCGAGGCGACGGCCCCTGGGCGGGGTGTCGTTCACTCCCCGGCGACCTGCGCGGACACGGCCTGAAGCAGCGCGCTCGCCTGGTCGGCGGGAACCCCGCCGCCCTGGGCGACCTCGTCGTTGCCGCCGCCGCGTCCCGACAGCGCGCCCTTGACGAGGGCCTGCGCCGACAGGCCCTGGGCGGTGCCGGTCTTGTTGACGATGACCACCAGCGAGGCCTTACCGCCCGCCGTGGCCGCGACCGCGGCGATGCCCGGTTTGTTCGGGTCGAGGTGGCCCCGGATCTCGGTGGCGAGCTTGCGGGCGTCGCCGCCGCCTGTGCCGTCGGGCGCCTGCACCGCCGCCACCGCGACGTCGCCGATCTTCTTGGCCTGCGCGGCGAAGGTGGCGGCGCTGTCGCGCAGTTCCTTGGCGCGCAGGTTGGCCAGTTCCTTCTCGGCGTCCTTGGCGCGCTGCATCAGGGCGGAGATCCGCTCCGGCAGCTCGGCGCGCGGGGCGCCCAGTTCGTCGGCGATCTGGGAGACCAGGTCGCGTTCGCGGGCCAGGTAGTGGAACGCCTCCAGGCCGGTGACGGCCTCGACGCGTCGCTGCCCCGAACCCACCGAGGCCTCCGAGGTGATCACGACCGGCCCGATCTGGGCGGCGTGCTGCACGTGGGTGCCACCGCACAGTTCCCGGGACCACTCGCCGCCGATCTCGACGACCCGGACGGTCTCGTCGTAGGTCTCGCCGAACAGCGCCAGCGCGCCGAACTCGCGCGCCTCGGGCAGCGTCATGTACTTGACCGCGACCGGCAGGTCCTTGCGGACCGCGCGGTTGGCGGCTTCCTCGACCTCACTGCGGGACTCGTCGGACAGCTTCGACCGCCACGAGAAGTCCAGCCGCAGGTAACCGGGCCGGTTGAACGAACCCGACTGCAACGCGGCCGGGCCGAGCACCTCGCGCAGCGCCGCGTGCACCACGTGGGTACCCGAGTGCGCCTGCCGCGCGCCCAGCCGCCACTCGGGGTCGACGTCGGCCTTGACGGCGGTACCGACCGCGAGCTCGCCCTTGAGCACCCGCACCTGGTGCACGACCAGGCCCTTGATCGGGCGCTGCACGTCGACGACCTCGGCCGAGACCGACGCACCGGTGATGGTGCCCGCGTCGGCGTGCTGACCACCCGACTCGGCGTAGAACGGGGTCTTGTCGAGGACGACCTCGACGAGCTGCCCCTCCTTGGCGACCTGGATCGGGCTGCCCTCGGCGAGCATGCCCAGCACCGTCGATTCGGTGTTGAGGGTCTCGTAGGCCTTCCAGTCGGTGGGGCCGCCGGCGGTGAGCAGCTCGCGGTACGCCGACATGTCAGCGTGCGCGGTCTTGCGGGACTGGGCGTCGGCCTTGGCGCGACGCCGCTGCTCGGCCATGAGCTGGCGGAAGCCCTCTTCGTCGACCTTGAGCCCCTGCTCGGCCGCCATCTCCAGCGTCAGGTCGATGGGGAAGCCGTAGGTGTCGTGCAGTTCGAAGGCCTTGGCGCCGGGCAGCAGCGTGCCGCCGCTGGCCTTGGTGTCCTTGACCGCGGTGTCCAGGATGGTGGTTCCCTGGCGCAGTGTGGAACGGAACGCCTCCTCCTCGCCGTAGGCGTAGGACGAGATCCGCTCGAAGTCCTCCGACAGCTCCGGATAGGACGGCGACATGCAGTCGCGGGCCACCGGCAACAGTTCCGGAAGCGCCTTGTCCTCGAAGCCCAGCAGCCGGATCGCGCGGATCGCGCGGCGCAGGATGCGGCGCAGCACGTAGCCGCGGCCCTCGTTGGACGGCGTGACGCCGTCGCCGATGAGCATCAGGCCGGTGCGGACGTGGTCGGCGATGACGCGGAACCGGACGTCGTCGGGACGCGAGGCCCCGTAACGCTTCCCGGTCAGTTCGCTGGCCCGGTCGATGAGCGGCCGCACCTCGTCGATCTCGAACATGTTGTTGACGCCCTGGAGCATGTAGGCGACGCGCTCCAGCCCCATGCCGGTGTCGATGTTCTTGGCGGGCAGGTCGCCCAGGATCTCGAAGTCCTCTTTGTTGGTGCCCTCGCCACGCAGGTTCTGCATGAACACGAGGTTCCACAGCTCCATGTACCGGTCGCCGTTGAGGAAGTCGCCCTCCTCGCCGAACTCGGGGCCGAGGTCGAGCAGGATCTCCGAGCACGGACCACACGGACCGGGGATGCCCATGGACCAGAAGTTCTCCGACTTGCCCAGCCGGGGGATCCGCTCGTCGGGCAGGCCCGCGATACGCTTCCACAGGCCGATCGCCTCGTCGTCGTCCACATAGACCGACGGGTACAGTTTGGACTCGTCGAATCCGAGCCCACCCTGCGACTGCGGCCGGGTCATCAGATCCCAGGCCAGCTCGATGGCCTTCTCCTTGAAGTAGTCACCGAAGGAGAAGTTGCCGTTCATCTGGAAGAACGTGCCGTGCCGGGTGGTGATCCCGACTTCCTCGATGTCCGGGGTGCGGATGCACTTCTGCACCGAGGTGGCGCGGGTCCACGGGGGCGTCTGCTGCCCGGTGAAATAGGGGACGAACTGAACCATCCCCGCGTTGATGAACAGCAGGTTCGGGTCCTCGATGGCCGGAAGCGGTGCGCTCGGTACCACCGTGTGCCCATTGGCCTCGAAGTGTGCCAGGAACCGCCTCTTGATCTCGGCCGTCCTCATCGGATGATACCTCCTTGTCCGCTGTAGATAGTGCTATCGGTCATCGTCGTCTTCGAGCAGCTCGCCGACCGGCTCTCCGGCCGCGATCGCCTCGTGGAGCTCGGCTTCCTTCTCGTGCATGCCCTCGCCGACGTCGGACATAAAGCTACGCACTCCGGACCCGGCTGTCACGGCGGTATTCCGCAGCCGCTCGCCGATGCCCGCCGGGGACAACGCGTCGGCGCCGCGCGCGAGCTTGCGCACGACGATCACGCCGACCGCGACACCCGCGGCCAGCCACAACAGTCTTTTAACCATTTTCTCGTTTTACCCGTTCTTAGAACGCTTACGGCGGGACTTCTTGTCCTTCAACAGGTTTCGCACTTCGCGCTCGTCGTCGTCGGCGCGGCGCTTGGCCAGCGCCTTGCGCAGCCCGAAGCCGAAGGCGGCCAGTTTCACCAGCGGTGTGGTGGCCGCGGCCCCGACGAGGCTGGTGATGTTGGCGACGTTGCCGGTGACCTGCTGCGCGTGGCCGGTGATCGTGTCGACCCGTTCCAGCTGGGTGTTCACCGCGTCCAGCGACGTGTGGGCCTGCGTCAGCGCGGTGTTGACATGATCCATTGTGGTGTTGGCTTTTTGCAGCAGCGGGCCGGTGCGCGCGTTGAGGTCGTTGACGGCGCGGGTCGCGGCGTTGACGGTCTTGCGCAGACCGAGCAGCACATAGGCCAGCACCAACGCCAGAGCCGCGAAGGCGCCCGCGGCTATCAGGGCCGCCAGTTCTCCACCGGTGGTCACGAACTCGCTGGCGGCGGCATAGGCCTGACCCGACATCGGTCCCCCTCGTTTCGATCGCGAAGTTACCTGGACACTGTGTTGCCTGGAAATCGGCAACGGAACCGACCTTACCGTCCGAGTTCAGTGAACTTCCGCTTGGCCCGCGCCGGGGCGAGCCGCGTTTTCACTCGGCTTCGGGTGTCGGCCGGATCACCGCCGAGACCGTCGAGCCCGGACACAGCTGTTTGACGTCGGGGCACTCGGCCGGGCGGACCCACAGGTCCAATGCGTACTCGTCGCGGTGGTAACAGCGGTACTGGCCCAGCTGTGTCCGGGTTGGACACCTGCCGGAGTCGAGCCGGTGCCAGTGCTCGGTGGAAAGCGCCCCGGCGTACACCTTCACGGTGTCGTCGACGCCGCGTTTCGACTGCCACACCCGTTCGCGGACCCGGCACCGCCCGACGCACCAGCGGCTGCCCGCCGCGGCGTCGCGCGGCTTGGCCGAGGCCCAGTGCGGCAGCGCCAGTTCGTCGAGGGCGACGAAGGCCGGGTCGCGGGTGACGTCGTCGAGCCGCAGCGCCACCGGGACCGCGGCCACGACGGCGGCGGCGACCACGCCGAAGGTGGCCAGTTTGAGGCGGCGGATCCGGGTGAACTCGGTGACCAGCTGGGCCCGGACCTGTCCGGGACGTTGCCGACGCTCGCGCCGGTGGCCTCGGTTCACTCGTTACTCCCCCACACGATCGCGCGAAGCTTCTCCATCCGGGAGGCCAGTCCGTTCTCGGCGCCGTGGTCGGTGGGCCGGTAGTAGACGTTGCGGTGCACCGCGTCGGGCGCGTACTGCTGGGTGACGACGGCGCGCGGGTCGTCGTGGGGGTACCGGTAGGTCTCGCCGTGGCCGAGGTTCTTGGCGCCCGCGTAGTGGCTGTCGCGCAGGCCCGGCGGCACCGGGCCGGTGTGTCCGTTCTTGACGTCGGTGATGGCCGCGCCGATCGCGGCGGTGACCGCGTTGGACTTGGGGGCGGTGGCCAGGTGGACCACGGCGTGGGCCAGGGTCAGCTGTCCTTCGGGCATGCCGATGAACGCGACCGCCTCGGCGGCGGCCACGGCGGTCTGCAGCGCGGTCGGGTCGGCCATGCCGACGTCCTCGCTGGCGAAGATGACCAGCCGACGGGCGATGAAGCGCGGGTCCTCGCCCGCGACGATCATCCGGGCCAGCCAGTGCAGCGCGGCGTCCACGTCGGAGCCGCGCAGGCTCTTGATGAGGGCGCTGGCGATGTCGTAGTGGCTGTCGCCGTCGCGGTCGTAGCGCACCGCGGCGACGTCCACGGCCGATTCGGCGGTGGCCAGGTCGACCACGGTGGTCCCGGCGGCCTTGGCGCTGGCGGCGGCGGCCTCCAGCGCGGTCAGGGCCTTGCGGGCGTCCCCGGCGGCCAGCCGGACCAGGTGGTCGGCGGCCTCGGGTTCCAGTGCGACCTCGCCGCCCAGGCCGCGTTCGTCGCTGAGGGCGCGGTCGACGAGGGCGCGGATGTCGTCCTCGGTCAGCGGTTCCAGGGTCAGCAGCACGCACCGCGACAGCAGCGGCGACACGACCGAGAAGTACGGGTTCTCGGTGGTGGCGGCCAACAGCGTGATGGTGCGGTCCTCGACGGCGGCCAGCAGCGCGTCCTGCTGGGTCTTGGTGAAGCGGTGCACCTCGTCGATGAACAGGACGGTGGGGGCGCCGCCGCGGCGGCGGGTGGCGCGGGCGGTCTCGATGACGGCGCGCACGTCCTTGACGCCCGCGTTCAGCGCCGACATCGGCACGTAGCGGCGGTCGGTGGCGCGCGCGACCAGGTTGGCCACGGTGGTCTTGCCGCAGCCGGGCGGGCCCCACAGGATCACCGACAGCGGGGCGTCGCCGCCGACGAGCTGCCGCAACGGCGAGCCGGGGGTCAGCAGGTGCTGCTGGCCGACGAGTTCGTCGAGCGTCGCCGGGCGCATCCGGGCCGCCAGCGGAGCGTCCGCGGCGGGCTCTTCGGTGCGCGGCGCGGTTTCGGGAATGTCGAACAGTCCGGGCCCTTCCATGGGGGGACACGTTACCGTCCGGCTACGACACTCCCGCGCGCGTGCGGCCTTCCCGAGCGCGGTTCCGACTCAGGTGGGTTCGCTCAGACCGTCCTCGACGACCGAGGCGACATCGCCGGAGCCGAACAGGAACCACAGCGTGTCCTCCACGGCCATGGCCGACAGCCAGCTGTCGTCGACGTCGGAGCCGCCGGTCACGGCGCCGCCGCTGTCGGAGACGCCCTCGGCCACCCGGTCGTAGCGTCTGGTCTGGGAGCCTTCGGCCATCGACACGATCACCATCACCTCGCCGTCGCGGCGGGCCTTGGCCAGCAGTTCGCGCTGCGACTGCGACAGGCCGTCGGTCGCGTCGTCGGACGCGGAGGGTTCGGGTTCTGTCGTCTTCGCCGATTCCGGCGCCGAACCGGGTTCGTCCTCCTTTTCGGACGCCCCCGCGTCGGTGTCGGGCCGGGTGGCCGTGGTCGGATCGGCTGTGGCCGACGGGTTCGCGGCGGCGTTGTCGCCGGAGTCGCAGGCTCCCGCCGACAGTGCGAGGACCAGGGCGACGAATCCCAGCCGGGTGGGTGTGCGCATGTGGCGTTGACGGCCGCGACCGTCCGCGAGGTTGCCCTCATGACCGGCACGAGTTGCGCCCGGGAACTCGTGCACCCCGCGTGAGCCGTCCGGAGATGCTGGATCACGTGCGGCAAACGCAGGAGAGGCTGTTGCTACGGCGTCGGTTCAGCCTTCCGCACGTCAAATGACGCCACAAAGCTCGGTCACGGCGCCTCGCGGTCGATCCCTTGGACGCTGGTAGGCGTGGCGCCGTGACCGATTCCCCGGCGGCTATCGGGTCTCGAACGCGGTGACGCCGAGCCGTTCGAAGATCGCCTCGGCCGCCGCCCGATGCTCGGCGGCTTCCGGCACCCCCAGACCCGTCAGCGCCCGGGCCAGCGCCACAAGGGAGCGTCCGTGCCGCAGCGGTTCGGACATCGACGCGAACAATCGGCACGCCTCGCGCGCGAAGGTCGCCGCGGTGGCGTAGTCCTCCTGCCGGGCGTGGATCGTGGACAGCAGCAGACTGGCGGCGGCCTCGTCTCGGCGGATGCCGCTGGATCGGCCCCACTCCAGGCATTCGCGGGCGTGTTTGAGGGCGGACTGCGCCTCGCCGCGTTCGCTGAGGCAGTGCGCGTACGGGATCAGCAGGTCCGCGGCCTCACCCACGTACCGGTTCTGGCGTTCCACCGCGAAGGACTCGGTGAAGTCGGCGTAGGCGGCGTCCAGGTCGCCCATGGCCAGCCGCAGCGATGCCCGCAGGCACAGCGCCCGCGGATGGTGCCGGGACATCGCCTCGGCCAGGATGAGTTCGACGTATTCCAGGCCCTCGGTGTAGCGGCCGGTGTCCAGGCACAGGTGGGCCAGTTTGGACGGGGTCTTGGGCCAGCGTTTGCCCGGCGGCTGCGGCGGACGTACCGCCAGCGATCGCCGCAGGTGGGTCTCGGCTTCGGCGTATTGTCCCAAATGGATGCACAGTTCGCCGAGGCTGTCGAGCCGGGCGGAGATGGCCCACGGGTCGGCGGACTCCTCGGCGATCTTGAGCGACTCGTCGAGGATCCTCCGGGCGGCCAGGTTGTCGCCGCTCAGCGAACGGAACGACGCCATGTTGTTGAGGTGGCGCGCGATCAGGAGCGGGTCGCCGCTGCGCCGCGCCGTCTCCAACGCGAGCTCCCCGGCCGCCACGGCCTCGGGCAACCGTCGCGCCGCCCAGTAGGTGCCCGCGACCAGGTTGTGCATCCACGCCTGACCGGCGGCGTCGTCGTGGGCTTCGGCGACGCCGAGCGCGATCCTGACGACCCGGCGGATCTCGTCGGGGTCGTAGCCGTCGTGGACCGAGGCGTGGAAGTTGGTGGCGGCCTTCCACACCCGGGGATGGTCGACCAGCGCCAGCACCGTGGCCACCCGGTCCTCGTGCCGCAGTTTGGTCTGGGAGTCGGCGTACCAGTCCAGCAGCCGCTCCATCGCCGCGTCGCGGTCGGCAGGTTTCAGGTCGTCGGCGGCCCGGGCGTGGGCGTACAGCCGCACCAGGTCGTGGAAGCGCCAGTGCTCGTCGCTCTGCGGGTCGATGAGGTGCGCGTGGGCGAGCCGACCCAGCAGCCTGCGGGCCTCGGCCTCGGTGCCGTCAACGACCGCGGCGGCCATGCTCGCCGAGATCTCGGTGCCGGGCACCAGTCCCAGGTGCAGGAAGAACCGCCGGGTGTTCTCGTCGATGGACGGCAGCGACAGCGTGATGCAGTCGGCGACGGCGGCGCGGGTGTCGCCCGGCACCACCATCCGTTCCAAGCGGTCGGCTCCGGCCAGTTCGGCGGCGACCTCGGCGAGCCGTTCGGAGGGGCGGGCGGCCAGGTTGGCGCCGACGACGCGCAGCGCCAGCGGCAGTCGTCCGCACAGTTCGGTGATGGCGGTGGCGGCCTCGACTTCGGCGTCCAGACGGGACTGTCCGATCAGGTCGGCCAGCAGCCTCAGCGACTCGCGCGGCCCCAGGGTGTCGACCTCGACGCGCCGGGCGCCGTCCAGGGCTGTCAGGCCCGCCAGTGAGTCGCGGCTGGTGACCAGGGCGAAGCAGCCGGGACCGGCGGGCAGCAGCGGCCGGACCTGGTCGACCCGGGCGGCGTTGTCCAGCAGGATCAGGACCCGTTTGCCGTGCAGGTAGGTGCGGTACAGCGCGGCGGCTTCGTCCAGGTCGGACGGTATCGCCTCGGAGTTGAACCCGAAGCCGCGCAGGAACCGGGTCAGCACGTCGTGGGCCGACAACGGGGCACTGTGGTCGAAGCCGCGCAGGTTGACGAACAGCTGCCCGTCGGGGAAGCGGTCGGCGCGCAGCCGGGCCCAGTGCACCGCCAGCGCGGTCTTGCCGATGCCGCCGGCACCGGCGACGGTGGCCAGCACCGAGGCGCCGTCGGCCTGGTCCAGCATGGCGTCCAGCGCCGCCAGTTGCGAGGCGCGGCCGGTGAATCCGGCGATGTCGGCGGGCAGCTGCGCCGGGACCTCCCCGACGGACTGCCGGGCCGGAGCGGAGGTCCGGGCGCCCTCGCCGTCGGCGCGCAGGATCTCCAGGTGCAGGTCGCGCAGCGCCCGGGTCGGGTCGATGCCCAGTTCCTCGGCCAGCCGGGACCGCAGCGTCGCGTACACCTCCAGCGCCTCGGTGCCGCGTCCGCACTGGTGCAGCGCCCGCATCAGCAGCGCGGCCATGTCCTGCCGGTACGGGTGCTCGGTCAGCAGCCGCCGCGCCTCCTCGACGATGCGGCCGGGCTGTCCCAGCCGCAGCTCGATGTCCATGCGGGTCTCGAAGGCCCGCAGCCGCGCCTCCTCCAGCTGCTCGGCGAAGGCGCGCAGCACCCGGCCGTTCATGCCGGTCAGCACCTCGCCGCGCCACAGTTCCAGGGCCTGGCACAGTCGGGTGTGGGCCTCGGCGAGCCGGTTGTTCTCGGCGGCGGCAGCTGCCTGCCGGACGTAGTCGTTGAACTGGAGCGAGTCGAGGTGGGCGGTGGACAGCCGGTAGCCCTCGCCGACGGCGGTGATGAGCGGGCCCTCGGCCACCGACAGGGTGCGCCGCAGCGCCGCGACGGTGTTCTGCACCTGGCGGCGGGCGGTGGCGGGCGGATCGTCGTCCCACAGCGCGTCCACGAGCCTGTCGACGGACACGACGTGACCGGCCTGCAGCAGCAGCATGGCCAGCACCTTGGGTTGCTGACGCCCCCGAACCGGGATCACGGCACCGTCGTGCCGCACTTCGAGGGAGCCGAGGATGCGAAAGTCCACGAAGTCTCCGTCGGGGGCACAGTCGGTTGAGGGCCTCTAACAATACCCAGCATCCGGGATTACCGGGTATGCCCCGCTTTGGTGGGGTTTCAGCCCAGTCCGGCCTCGGCGAGCAGGCGCTTGCGGATCTTCTTGGGCAGCTTGTCCACGTAGACGATGCCGTTGAGATGGTCGGTCTCGTGTTGCAGGCACCGGGCGGCCTCGCCGGTGCTGGTGAGGGTGATCGGCTTGCCGGTCTTGTCGAAGCCGTCGACGGTGGCGGTCTGGGTGCGGGCCACGTCGGCGTACTGGCCGGGCACCGACAGGCAGCCTTCGGGGCCGACGTTGAGTTCGCGCGGCGGCGGTTCCTCGCGCAGCGTCGGGTTGACGATGTGGCCGTACAGGCGACCGCCGTCGTCGTCGCGGCAGTCGATGACGAACACCCGCGCGTCGACGCCGATCTGGTTGGCCGCCAGGCCCACCCCGTTGGCGGCGTACATGCTGGCGAACATGTCGTCGACCAGCCGCGCCAGCTCGTCGTCGAAGTCGGTGACCGTCCTACAACGACGGTGCAGCACCTCGGTGCCGTGGTACACGATGTCGTGCACGGTTCCCGACTCGGTTTCTGTCATGACTCACGCCTTCCTGACTACTTACCCCGAGAATGCTAGCCAAGGCGCGCGAAAGCGCCGACCCCGGCCGCTCGGCGAGCGGAGGTCGTTGTGGCGGAGGGTCAGTCGCGGGTGGTGTCGGCCACCAGCCGGGCCAGGCCCGCGACGGCCTGCGGGTCGGCCAGCGCCGAACCCAGGGCCGCGACCGAGGCCCCGGCCGCCAGGAAGTCGGGGGCCGAGGCGACGGAGACGCCGCCGGTGGCGACGATGTTCAGGTGCGGGAACGGGCCGTGCATGGCGCGAAACCAGCTGGTGCCCAGGGCCGCGGCCGGGAAGGCCTTGACCCAGTCGCAACCGGCGGCCAGTGCCCGCTGGATCTCCGAGGCGGTGGCCACGCCGGGAAGGTGCGGCATTCCGGCGTCGAAGCTCGCGGCGGCCACGTCGGGGTCCAGGCCGGGCGCGACGGTGTAGGCGGCCCCGGCGGCGGCAGCAGCGTCGACGTGGGCGCGGCTGACCACGGTCCCGGCGCCGACGTCCAGGCCGCGTTCGGCCCCGGCCGCCACGGCGGCGGCCAGCGACTTCTCCTGTCCCGGTTCGCCGATGGGAACCTCCAGCAGGTTCACCCCGGCGTCCCAGGCGGTGTGGGCCAGGGCGACGGTGTCCTCCGGCGGCAGCCCGCGCAGGATCACCATGACCCGGTCGTCGCCGAACAGTTCCTCGAAGCTCATCATGGTGTCCCGTCGTTGAGTGCGGCCGTGATCCACGCCTGTCCCGGCAGCGGTCCGATGTCGCCGGAGACCCGCAGCGCACCGCCCGCGATCAGGTGGCCCATCCGCAGCCGGGCCCGGGGAACGGCGCCCTTGAGCACCGCGAACAGGTACCCGGCGGCGAAGGCGTCCCCGGCGCCGACCGGTTCGACGACCTTGACGATCGGCGACTCCATGAAGATGCCGTCGGCGGTGCCCTCGAAGATGGTCGCGCCGATCTCGCCGTTCTTGACCACCAGGGTCTTGGGCCCGGTCAGGTGGTAGCGGACGTCCTCGGGCCGGGTGATGCCCCACAGGGTCTCGGCCTCGTCCAGACCGACGAACACCAGGTCGGAGGCGCTGGCGAGCGTGCGGATCACCGACGAGGCGGTCTCCACCGGCCACAGCTTCGGCCGGTAGTTGACGTCGAAGCTCATCAGCGCGCCCGGCCACGGCCGTTCGATCAGCGCGTGCACCATCAGGTCCAGACAGGAGTCCGACAGCGCGGCGGTGATGCCGGTCAGGTGGACGATCTTGGCGCGGGGCAGGCTGTCGACCAGCTTGCGTCCCATGCCGGTGGCCGCCGAACCCTTGCGGTAGTAGTAGACCCGCGTGTTCATCTTGTCGGGGTCCTTGAAGTACACCCCGGTCGGCAACGCGGGGTCGACCTCGATGAAGCTGGTGTCGGCGCCCACGGCGGCCAGCTGGCGGCACACCAGTTCACCGAAGGGGTCGTCGCCGACGCGTCCGGCCCAGGCGGCTTTGGCGCCCAGCAACGAGAAGTACGTCACCACATTGGACTCCGCTCCGGCGACCCCCATGCGCAGCTTCGGTCTTTCGCGCAACGGCGCGGGCGGATCGGGGGCGACCAAGGCCATGGATTCACCAATGCCGATGAGGTCGAAGTCCGTGCGGGGTGTATTCAAGTGTGGCTCCTGCGGTGGGGCGTCGCCGCGTGGTGCTGGGTCGCTGCTGCCCTGCACCCTAGTGCATCGCCGCCCCACGCCGCAGCTATCTCCCTGTCGTTTCGGCCTGTGTCACCTTCGCGGTGATCGCGTCCCGGTTGGCGGCCAGCCATGCCTCGAAGTCGAGCAGTCCCGGATGCCATTTCCGCAGGCCCTCGATGTCGACGTTCATGGCGACCCGGTTCATCATGTCCAGTCCCTCGGCGAGTGCCTCGCTGATGGCGCGCAGTTGTTCGATGGGCACCTGGACGTAGGGCACCTCGCGTCCGGCGGTCCGGCCGAGGGCGGCGGCGATGTCGGTCTGGGTCAGTTGGTCGCCGGCGAGTTCGTGCACGAGGCCGTCGTGCGCCTTCGGGTCGGCGAAGGCCAGCGCGACGAAGGCGGCGATGTCGGCCACGGCGATCAGCGGCTCGGCCATGGTGGGGGCCAGCGGCGTCACCAGGGCACCG containing:
- the ruvX gene encoding Holliday junction resolvase RuvX codes for the protein MNDTPPRGRRLGVDVGKVRVGVALSDPDGILAAPLETVPRDMSGKSVPPADISRIADLVNEHSVVEIVIGLPVTLSGEESYAAAESRAYAEQVTAAVGDVPVRFVDERLTTAVASRRLSERGVKGKRRKAVVDQAAAVEILQLWLEKQRKA
- a CDS encoding AfsR/SARP family transcriptional regulator; protein product: MDFRILGSLEVRHDGAVIPVRGRQQPKVLAMLLLQAGHVVSVDRLVDALWDDDPPATARRQVQNTVAALRRTLSVAEGPLITAVGEGYRLSTAHLDSLQFNDYVRQAAAAAENNRLAEAHTRLCQALELWRGEVLTGMNGRVLRAFAEQLEEARLRAFETRMDIELRLGQPGRIVEEARRLLTEHPYRQDMAALLMRALHQCGRGTEALEVYATLRSRLAEELGIDPTRALRDLHLEILRADGEGARTSAPARQSVGEVPAQLPADIAGFTGRASQLAALDAMLDQADGASVLATVAGAGGIGKTALAVHWARLRADRFPDGQLFVNLRGFDHSAPLSAHDVLTRFLRGFGFNSEAIPSDLDEAAALYRTYLHGKRVLILLDNAARVDQVRPLLPAGPGCFALVTSRDSLAGLTALDGARRVEVDTLGPRESLRLLADLIGQSRLDAEVEAATAITELCGRLPLALRVVGANLAARPSERLAEVAAELAGADRLERMVVPGDTRAAVADCITLSLPSIDENTRRFFLHLGLVPGTEISASMAAAVVDGTEAEARRLLGRLAHAHLIDPQSDEHWRFHDLVRLYAHARAADDLKPADRDAAMERLLDWYADSQTKLRHEDRVATVLALVDHPRVWKAATNFHASVHDGYDPDEIRRVVRIALGVAEAHDDAAGQAWMHNLVAGTYWAARRLPEAVAAGELALETARRSGDPLLIARHLNNMASFRSLSGDNLAARRILDESLKIAEESADPWAISARLDSLGELCIHLGQYAEAETHLRRSLAVRPPQPPGKRWPKTPSKLAHLCLDTGRYTEGLEYVELILAEAMSRHHPRALCLRASLRLAMGDLDAAYADFTESFAVERQNRYVGEAADLLIPYAHCLSERGEAQSALKHARECLEWGRSSGIRRDEAAASLLLSTIHARQEDYATAATFAREACRLFASMSEPLRHGRSLVALARALTGLGVPEAAEHRAAAEAIFERLGVTAFETR
- a CDS encoding DUF6167 family protein; translation: MVKRLLWLAAGVAVGVIVVRKLARGADALSPAGIGERLRNTAVTAGSGVRSFMSDVGEGMHEKEAELHEAIAAGEPVGELLEDDDDR
- a CDS encoding DUF948 domain-containing protein; protein product: MSGQAYAAASEFVTTGGELAALIAAGAFAALALVLAYVLLGLRKTVNAATRAVNDLNARTGPLLQKANTTMDHVNTALTQAHTSLDAVNTQLERVDTITGHAQQVTGNVANITSLVGAAATTPLVKLAAFGFGLRKALAKRRADDDEREVRNLLKDKKSRRKRSKNG
- a CDS encoding replication-associated recombination protein A, with product MEGPGLFDIPETAPRTEEPAADAPLAARMRPATLDELVGQQHLLTPGSPLRQLVGGDAPLSVILWGPPGCGKTTVANLVARATDRRYVPMSALNAGVKDVRAVIETARATRRRGGAPTVLFIDEVHRFTKTQQDALLAAVEDRTITLLAATTENPYFSVVSPLLSRCVLLTLEPLTEDDIRALVDRALSDERGLGGEVALEPEAADHLVRLAAGDARKALTALEAAAASAKAAGTTVVDLATAESAVDVAAVRYDRDGDSHYDIASALIKSLRGSDVDAALHWLARMIVAGEDPRFIARRLVIFASEDVGMADPTALQTAVAAAEAVAFIGMPEGQLTLAHAVVHLATAPKSNAVTAAIGAAITDVKNGHTGPVPPGLRDSHYAGAKNLGHGETYRYPHDDPRAVVTQQYAPDAVHRNVYYRPTDHGAENGLASRMEKLRAIVWGSNE
- the alaS gene encoding alanine--tRNA ligase, translating into MRTAEIKRRFLAHFEANGHTVVPSAPLPAIEDPNLLFINAGMVQFVPYFTGQQTPPWTRATSVQKCIRTPDIEEVGITTRHGTFFQMNGNFSFGDYFKEKAIELAWDLMTRPQSQGGLGFDESKLYPSVYVDDDEAIGLWKRIAGLPDERIPRLGKSENFWSMGIPGPCGPCSEILLDLGPEFGEEGDFLNGDRYMELWNLVFMQNLRGEGTNKEDFEILGDLPAKNIDTGMGLERVAYMLQGVNNMFEIDEVRPLIDRASELTGKRYGASRPDDVRFRVIADHVRTGLMLIGDGVTPSNEGRGYVLRRILRRAIRAIRLLGFEDKALPELLPVARDCMSPSYPELSEDFERISSYAYGEEEAFRSTLRQGTTILDTAVKDTKASGGTLLPGAKAFELHDTYGFPIDLTLEMAAEQGLKVDEEGFRQLMAEQRRRAKADAQSRKTAHADMSAYRELLTAGGPTDWKAYETLNTESTVLGMLAEGSPIQVAKEGQLVEVVLDKTPFYAESGGQHADAGTITGASVSAEVVDVQRPIKGLVVHQVRVLKGELAVGTAVKADVDPEWRLGARQAHSGTHVVHAALREVLGPAALQSGSFNRPGYLRLDFSWRSKLSDESRSEVEEAANRAVRKDLPVAVKYMTLPEAREFGALALFGETYDETVRVVEIGGEWSRELCGGTHVQHAAQIGPVVITSEASVGSGQRRVEAVTGLEAFHYLARERDLVSQIADELGAPRAELPERISALMQRAKDAEKELANLRAKELRDSAATFAAQAKKIGDVAVAAVQAPDGTGGGDARKLATEIRGHLDPNKPGIAAVAATAGGKASLVVIVNKTGTAQGLSAQALVKGALSGRGGGNDEVAQGGGVPADQASALLQAVSAQVAGE
- the def gene encoding peptide deformylase, which encodes MTETESGTVHDIVYHGTEVLHRRCRTVTDFDDELARLVDDMFASMYAANGVGLAANQIGVDARVFVIDCRDDDGGRLYGHIVNPTLREEPPPRELNVGPEGCLSVPGQYADVARTQTATVDGFDKTGKPITLTSTGEAARCLQHETDHLNGIVYVDKLPKKIRKRLLAEAGLG